In Pyrodictium occultum, the genomic window CCAGACCTGGCCCGCATGTACCTCGGCCTTGTCAGCAGCGAGGGCTGAGCCGGAGGCCCGGGGCGATGGTGTCGATAATATTCCTCCAGAACAGCCTCATCTACGCCAACGCTTTGACGCTGCTCGCTATAGGGCTCACGCTGACCTACCTAACCACTAAGATACCCAACTTCGCGCACGGCAGCCTCGCCATCGTGGGCGCCTACGCGCTGTTCACCGTGGTAGCGGTGTATAGGCATGGAATAGGCCTGGGGTTTGCCGCGTCCTTCCTGGCCGGCGCCCTGGCGGGGCTGCTCCAGTATATTCTCGTCCTCCGCACGCTCCAGCGGAGGGGCACTGACCCCCTGGGCCTCATGATATCCACGCTGGGCGTCGACATATTCCTCATAGGCGTTCTCAACATATACGCCGATATACTGACCGGCATGCACCCGGCCACGGGCACGAGCAGGGACTGGAGCCTCCGCGGCATGGTCTCTGGCAGAGTCGCGGGCGCGACGGAGGGCTTCTGGATCTCCGTCGGTCTCACGCTCGCCGGCCTGGTGGCGCTCTACCTGCTGTTGACAAGGACCAGGCTCGGCGTGGCGATGAGGGCTAGCATCGAGAACCCCAGCCTGGCGGAGGTGCTAGGGGTCAACGTGGACCTGGTCTACATGCTCTCCTGGATTATCGCCGGCGGGTTCGCGGGGCTTGCCGGCGGGCTGCTCTCATTCGTGCTCCGCATCAACCCCGTGGTGGGCAGCGAGGAGGTGGTGAGCGTGTTTGCCGCCAGCATAGTGGGCGGGCTGCAGAGCCTGCTGGGCGCCGTGCTCGGCGGCTACCTGGTGGGGCTCAGCGAGACCCTCGGCACCGGCATGCTCGCCGAGGCGCTCAACATGCCTGGGCTGGTCGTCTACCGTAAGGTGGTCTCCCTATCCCTCATAGTTATAGTACTGCTCCTGGCCCCCGAGGGGCTGATGGGGGTCAACTGGAGGAAGTTTGTTAAACGCGTAACCCTGAGGAGGGAGGAGGCTGTTGAGACAAGCTAGGAGGGGGTGATGGGGCGTGGCCATCCCGGTTATAGGTGTGGCGCTCCAGCCTAGCTTCTGGCTCTGGGTAGCGGTCTACTCTATCGTGGCGCTCAGCCTCAACCTGGAGGCCGGTATAACAGGTATACCCAACTTCGGCAAGCACCTGCCGGTGATCATAGGCGCTGTTGTCGCGGCAGCCCTGCCGGGCTACCTGGGGGTGGCGCTGCTCCCCGAGAGTCTGAAGCAGCAGCTGGCCTCAACCACTGGGGGGAGCCTCAACTACGCCGGCGAGTACAACGCGTTCATAGCGGAGGCGCTGACCAAGTACTATGCAGCCCACCCGGGGCTCGCCGCCGGCCTCTTCCTGCTGGTGCTGGTAGTGGCAGCTGCACTGGGCGCCGTGGTGGGCTGGCTGGCCGCCTACCCGGCTGCAAGGCTCCGGGCGGACTACCTGGCCATACTCCTGCTCGCCGCCGCCGAGGCGACGCTGAGGGTGGCCTACAACGCCCCCCAGCTGGGCGGCACCCTGGGGCTGACGGTCCCCAACACGCTGGTGTGGCTGGATAGCATGCTCCGAGGCGCCGGCGTGCCCCACGCCCACACGGTGTCGGTGCTGCTGATAACCCTGCTGATAGCAGCATTAACCTATGCCTACATGGAGCTGCTGGCCCGCGCGCCGGTGGGCAGGCTGCTGAAGAGCATACGCGAGAACGAGGTCGCGGCCGAGAGCCTGGGCAAGGACGTGGCGAGGATAAAGCTGAAGACCCTCATGGTGGGCTCCGCTCTGGCGGCGCTGGCGGGCGCGCTGTTCATGACGTGGTCGCTGGGCTGGATAGCCACCACCTACAACAGGGTGTCCTGGACCTTCTGGGTCTGGGCCATGATGATACTGGGCGGCATGGCTAACAACCTGGGCGTGCTGCTGGGCGTCTTCACCCTGGTGCTGGTCCGCCAGATGATAACCTACAATAAGACCGCTATAGCGCCCTACCTGCCCTTCGACCCCGCCTGGCTCGACTACCTGGTGCTGGGCTCCCTGCTAGTGATACTGCTGATGGTGAGGCCGCAGGGCCTGCTGCCCGAGAAGACCACCTACCCGCTGCCCAGGAAGAGGCTGGAAGAGAAGGCCCAGGGGCTAAGAGCCGGCGGAGCGCAGCCTGCGGTAGAGGTGGAGGGCGGCAGCAAGGTCTAGCAGCGCGGTCCCAACGCTCTTATAGAGCCCGATATCGCCCCAGCCGCATTTCCTCCCCCGGAGCGCCTCCCCAAGCTCCACCAGCTCCACCCCCGTCTCCCCCACCGCCTCCTCGTCGAGGTCGCCGCTCTCCCTCAGCACGCCCTCCCTCGTGTCCACCAGGGCGCAGCGGGCCCGGAGCAGCACCTCCCGGTCCAGCTCCCTGACCGGCCTCGGCGCGCCCACGCTGGCCACCACGGCGCCGCTGCGCAGGAGGCCTCCCAGCACCACCGGGCTGGGGGACGTGGTGGCTGCCACCACCACGTCGGAGCGGCGGAGAAGCTTCTCCAGGGAGACGGCCTCGCCCCCGTAGCTCTTGGCCAGCTCCCACGCCCTCGCCTTGTTCCTCGAAGCTACCAGGACCGTGCTGTAGCTGTATAGGCGAGTTAGCAGCCTGAGGTGGTAGCGGGCCTGCACCCCCGCGCCGACTACGCCGAGCACCCCGCTGGTCCCGCCCAGGAGGCGGAGCGCGGCGGCCGTGGCGGCGGCCGTCCTCCAGCCGGTGGCGGGGGCGGCGTCGGCCTCTAGCAGGGCCTCCCCCGTCTCGGCGTCCAGGAGGAGCAGGCGGCCCCGGACCAGGGGCAGGCCCCGCCCCGGGTTGCCAGGGTAGACCCCGACGATCTTAACCGCGTAGAAGCCCTGGCCCGCCGCGGGCATCACGCCGAGCCAGGAGCCGCGGTGCTCCAGCGAGAGCCTGGGAGGCGCAGAGGCCCCGGAGGCCAGCAGCCTCTCCACATCCTCCACGAGGCCCTCCGGGTCGACCAGGCGGTCCACGTCCCCTGCATCCAGGTAGACCGTCAAGGAGGCCCACACCTCCACGGGGTCTAGAGGAAGTCGCTCCACCAGGCGTCCTCCTGGCCGCCACGCTGCCTGGGCGCCGCGAGGAGCCCGTCGAGCAGGGCGCGGAGGAGGACAGCGACCGCGTGGCTGCAGGGCTGCCTAGAGCCGCAGCTGCAGCTGCTCCGGCGGTCGGCGAGGCTCACCTTCGCCTCGTAGGTGCGGCCGCCGCTGGTCTCCACCTCGCCGTAGACCGTGCCGGTCTCCTCGCTGTAGCTGGCCCACACCCTCTCCCTGGCGAGGAGCCGGAGCGCCCTCTCCAGTATCTCCGGCGCCGGGTCGAGCCCGGCTATAGCAGCCAAGGCGTCCCCGAGGTCGCTGGGCTTCTCGCCGAGAAGCTCGCCGGCCTTCTCCAGGGCCTCCTTTCTGATCTCCTCCACCAGCCTAGCGTCCTCGCGGCCGCCGGCCCAGGCCTCAGCGAGGCTCAGGTCGCCGCCACTGTAGTCCAGCACCCTGTCCCGGAGCCGGAGCATGATGGGGCTGGGGGCCAGGGGCCCCACAACCACTGCCTCGCCGGTGTTGAGGCCCGGCAGGTTGTCCAGCAGGTCCTGGCTCACTTGCTCGCTGGCGTCCCGGACCGCCTCCTGGTCCCTGGGGTTCACTATCCGGAGTATCACCTGGCCCTGGAGCTGGCTGAGCACGTCCGGGTCTATCCTGGAGGGCCTCTGGGTTATAGCTACGAGGAAGACGCCGAACTTCCTGCCCTCACTGGCTATGGTCGCCGCTATGTCGCGGCTCCGCGTCTGCCTCTGCGTCTTAGGCGGCATGAACCTGTGGGCCTCCTCCACCACGACCACCACGGGGTAGGGGTAGCTCTCGCCGCCCACGCCCCTCACGTGGCGGAGCCTCGCGTTGAACACCCTCGAGAGGATGTTGAACGCCAGGTGGTCCTGCACCTCGGCCCGGAGCCCGGCCAGGTTCACCACCGTGACCGTGCCCGGCCAGAGCAGCTGGTCCAGGGGGAGGCGGGCGACCCCGTAGACCCCTATGCGGCGCAGCTCCTCCAGGTAGCGTATCGCGTCGTAGCCGGGGCTGCTGTCCTTGCTGAGGGCCAGCCAGAGCCTCCTTATCCCCCGGCCGAGCCCCTCGTCGGCCGAGAGTATCTCCTCCAGCCGCCTCCCCGTGGCCGCGGCCTTCTGCAGGTCCCTGCTAGCCGTGACGCTGAGGCGGCGCAGAAGCTCGGCGGCGAACCGGTCCAGCCTGCTACCCTGCAGTTTGGCGACCTCGGCCGCGTCTATGGCGGCCTGCACCACCTTTATCATGCCGCGGAGGCCTAGCCACTTCTTCTCCCCCGTCGCCTCGGCCACCCAGCGGGCGAGCCGCTTAGCGCCGTAGATCACGCTCCTTATCCTCGTGGCCTTAGCCGGCACACCGGCTATGGAGGCCAGCTCCTCCGCCGACATGCTGGCCACGCTGACCCGGTACTGGATGTCCCCCTCCTGGTCCCTCCTGGCCTTGAGGACGCGCACCGAGTCCTCGAAGCCAGGGCCCAGGCGGAACGCCGTCCTCTTCATAGCCGTGTACTCGCCGTGGGGGTCCAGGACAACTATGGTTGCACCCTTCTTCAGCAGCTCCTCTATAAGCACCACGCTGGCCCACGTCTTCCCCGCGCCCGTCGCCGCTATTATCGCCACATGCCTCTTCACGCCCTCGAGATCCAGGTAGGCAGGGACGCTGGGCCGCGAGATGAGGCTGCCCACGTGGAGCCGGCGGGGCTCCTCCACCGAGTAGAAGTCGCGGAGAAGCTCGTCGGAGGCGAGGTAGACCCAGCTCCCCACCGGAGGAGCGTGGCGGGGCAGGTAGATGCGGCCCTTCCACTTATAGCCCAGGACCCGGGCCGCCGCGACAACAGTGTCGCTGCCCCGGGGGAGGCTGAGGTTCCTTATCACCGGCCAGGGGTGCTCGGGGGACACGCCCACGGCGAGCCGGCGCATCGCCCGTATCTGGGCGAGTATCTTCACCATAACCCTCGTGTCCTCGCCGGGCGGCGTCTCCCAGGCCTCAACGTAGACGTAGTCGTAGAGGGGTGGTATCCTCTCGGGGTCTACGGTGAAGACGAAGTAGTCCGGCCTGGAGTCACCGGTCACCATGCCTACCGGCTCGCCGCCCTTGGCACTCCCCCTCAAGGCCCCGCTGCATCCCCGCAGAGTCTATCCCGGGGGTCCTTGCTCCAGGGACCCCTGCCCCATCCCCTAGGATGGGAGGTATTACTTTAAGTATAGGTCTCCAAGATCCAGGCCCAGAGCCTGACAGGAGAAGCCCCGGAGAGGCCCCCGGGAGCGGAATCCCGGAAACCAAGACAAGAAACAAAACTAATAAACAAAATAATCGACGCATATTTAGCCTTACTATCCCGCAGAAATAGGCGTGGGATCGGCGGTTGGGCAGCAGAGAAGGCGAGAGGCCGCCGACCTACGGGATCCCGCCCGCTTCAGTGCGGCTGGCCCGGGTGCTCGCGGCCGCGGCGCTCCAGCAGGCCGAGAGGTTCTTCACAGGCCTCCGGGAGAGCAGGGCCGAGCCCCGTAGCCACGTGAAGGAGGTTGCCGCGGCGGAGGGGGACCACGCGCTCTACGTCCACATGCCTTTCTGCCACCAGCCTCTCTGCAGCTTCTGCAGCTTCGTCCGCTACCCCTTCGACCCCGAGAGGAGCCGGAGGTACCTCAAGGCCCTAGCGGTGGAGGCCGCGTGGCTAGCCTCCACTGCTGAGAGGGTCCGGGTGCCCCTCGTCTACATAGGCGGGGGTACGCCCACCGTGGATGTATACGGGCTGGCGGAGACGATAGATGTGCTCCGGAGCTACTTCGGCCGCGGCCTGGCCGTGTCGGTGGAGGCCAACCCTATAGATATAAATGATGAAAGTGTCTCTGTGCTCCGCTCGGCGGGCGTGAGGAGGCTGAGCATAGGGGTCCAGGCGCTTACCGCCGAGAGGCTGCGGAGGCTCGGCAGGCTCAGCCACAGAGTGGAGGATGCGGTGAGGGCAGTGGAGGCTGCGAGGGGCCGGTTCGAGACCCTCAATATAGACATGATCTGGGGCGCCACGGGGGACACGCGCGGGACGGTGTACGAGGAAGCCCTGAGGGCGCTCAGGCTCGGAGCGAGCCAGGTCACCTTCTACCCGTTGATGCCCCCGCCGGGGCGGAGGAGGCTGATGATGATCCGGGGCGAGGGGCCCTGGCACCCGGAGGAGCCGGGGCTCTATGAGGCTGTACTCAGGGCCGCCCTGGAGGCCGGCTACCAGCCGGCGACCCCCTGGTGTATGAACCGGGGCTCTAGGCTCATAGACGAGTACGTGGTTGAATATGACAGGTTCCTCGCGCTGGGGCTCAGCGGGATAGGCCGCACCAGGCGCTATGTATACGTTAACTGCTTCACCCCCGAGGGCTACATGAGGATGGTCGAGAGGAGGGGCCATGCAGCCCTGCTAGCCAGGAGGCTCAGCCCCGTGGAGGACATGCTCTACTACGCCTCGGCCATGGCCTTCGGGCTCCGCTGGTGCCCCGCAGTGCTGCTGGAGCGCTACGGCCGGCTGGCAGCCCCGCTCAGCGCGACGGTGCAGGCGCTGCTAAGGATGATCGGCGAGGAGAGGAGGGGGGACTGCTACAGGCTCACGAGGACGGCCAGCCTCTACACGGCCCACGCGATGCAGCGGAGCCTCTACATGGCCGTCAACGGGCTCCGCGAGTGGGGGATGGCGGCGGGGGTCTAGCGACCCACTTGACCAGCCGGGCCCGGCGCCGCCGCTCTAGGCTGTGGGGCCCGGCGCCGGCCGCCACCGCCCAGCGCAGCTCCCTGCAGACGCTCCGATCGATGTAGGTCCCCGCGACCAGGGTGGCCCCGAGCCTCCCGGCGACGAGGGGGTGGAAGCTGGAGGTGGGGCCGGCCAGCACCCGCTCCCTCGCAGCCCCCGCGGCGGCCAGCTCCTTGAGGAGCCTAGGCGGGTCGAGCACGGCGCTCCCCGAGGCGACTACTATGTCCGCGGCCCGGAGGGCCTCCAGCGTCTCCTCCATGGAGCGGAGCACGGGGTAGCCCGCCCTCTCCGCCTCCGAGAGGAGGGAGGGGTCCAGCTCCGCCACCGCCACCCTGGCGCCCCGGGCGGCCAGCTCCCCCGCTAGCCCGGGCATGTAGCCGAGCATCACCACGGTGTCGCCCCGCTCCACGCGGAGGAGGCTGGCGAGCCCGGTCCTCTGCACCGCCACCCCCGGCTCGGGGCTGCACTCTATCCACGCACCCGTGGCGGCGTTGACCGCCGCGACGGCGAAGGCTGCCGCCAGGCCTCCCCCGCGGGCGGCCAGCCTGGCGAGCATCCTGGGGGTCGCGTCCTCCAGCACCGCGTCGAGCGGCTCCAGGGGGAGCCAGCGGGGGACCAGGCTGACCCCGCACCAGCCGCCCTCCAGCTCGAGGTAGACGTGGCTGAGCCCCGCGAAGGCGTCCGCCAGCCTCAGCCCCGCCCAGCGGCGGAGGGGGCCGTCGAGGGCCTCAAGCAGCGCCCTCGAGAGCCTCCTCCAGGGCTCCCCGGCCTCCATCACCCGCCTCCTCCGGGGCGCTGGGCTCCTCCCGCCTCAGCCAGACCACGCGCTGGGGGAAGGGTATCTCTATCCCGGCCTCGTCCAGCGCCTCCTTTATCCTGCCGAGCATCTCCCACTTGACCTCCAGCCACTTGGTGCTCGGCACCCAGAAGGCTACGCGAAGCACCACGGCGCTATCGCCCAGCTCCTCTACGAACACCCTGGGCTCGGGCTC contains:
- a CDS encoding branched-chain amino acid ABC transporter permease; amino-acid sequence: MVSIIFLQNSLIYANALTLLAIGLTLTYLTTKIPNFAHGSLAIVGAYALFTVVAVYRHGIGLGFAASFLAGALAGLLQYILVLRTLQRRGTDPLGLMISTLGVDIFLIGVLNIYADILTGMHPATGTSRDWSLRGMVSGRVAGATEGFWISVGLTLAGLVALYLLLTRTRLGVAMRASIENPSLAEVLGVNVDLVYMLSWIIAGGFAGLAGGLLSFVLRINPVVGSEEVVSVFAASIVGGLQSLLGAVLGGYLVGLSETLGTGMLAEALNMPGLVVYRKVVSLSLIVIVLLLAPEGLMGVNWRKFVKRVTLRREEAVETS
- a CDS encoding branched-chain amino acid ABC transporter permease, producing MAIPVIGVALQPSFWLWVAVYSIVALSLNLEAGITGIPNFGKHLPVIIGAVVAAALPGYLGVALLPESLKQQLASTTGGSLNYAGEYNAFIAEALTKYYAAHPGLAAGLFLLVLVVAAALGAVVGWLAAYPAARLRADYLAILLLAAAEATLRVAYNAPQLGGTLGLTVPNTLVWLDSMLRGAGVPHAHTVSVLLITLLIAALTYAYMELLARAPVGRLLKSIRENEVAAESLGKDVARIKLKTLMVGSALAALAGALFMTWSLGWIATTYNRVSWTFWVWAMMILGGMANNLGVLLGVFTLVLVRQMITYNKTAIAPYLPFDPAWLDYLVLGSLLVILLMVRPQGLLPEKTTYPLPRKRLEEKAQGLRAGGAQPAVEVEGGSKV
- a CDS encoding ornithine cyclodeaminase family protein, which translates into the protein MTVYLDAGDVDRLVDPEGLVEDVERLLASGASAPPRLSLEHRGSWLGVMPAAGQGFYAVKIVGVYPGNPGRGLPLVRGRLLLLDAETGEALLEADAAPATGWRTAAATAAALRLLGGTSGVLGVVGAGVQARYHLRLLTRLYSYSTVLVASRNKARAWELAKSYGGEAVSLEKLLRRSDVVVAATTSPSPVVLGGLLRSGAVVASVGAPRPVRELDREVLLRARCALVDTREGVLRESGDLDEEAVGETGVELVELGEALRGRKCGWGDIGLYKSVGTALLDLAAALHLYRRLRSAGS
- a CDS encoding ATP-binding protein; its protein translation is MRGSAKGGEPVGMVTGDSRPDYFVFTVDPERIPPLYDYVYVEAWETPPGEDTRVMVKILAQIRAMRRLAVGVSPEHPWPVIRNLSLPRGSDTVVAAARVLGYKWKGRIYLPRHAPPVGSWVYLASDELLRDFYSVEEPRRLHVGSLISRPSVPAYLDLEGVKRHVAIIAATGAGKTWASVVLIEELLKKGATIVVLDPHGEYTAMKRTAFRLGPGFEDSVRVLKARRDQEGDIQYRVSVASMSAEELASIAGVPAKATRIRSVIYGAKRLARWVAEATGEKKWLGLRGMIKVVQAAIDAAEVAKLQGSRLDRFAAELLRRLSVTASRDLQKAAATGRRLEEILSADEGLGRGIRRLWLALSKDSSPGYDAIRYLEELRRIGVYGVARLPLDQLLWPGTVTVVNLAGLRAEVQDHLAFNILSRVFNARLRHVRGVGGESYPYPVVVVVEEAHRFMPPKTQRQTRSRDIAATIASEGRKFGVFLVAITQRPSRIDPDVLSQLQGQVILRIVNPRDQEAVRDASEQVSQDLLDNLPGLNTGEAVVVGPLAPSPIMLRLRDRVLDYSGGDLSLAEAWAGGREDARLVEEIRKEALEKAGELLGEKPSDLGDALAAIAGLDPAPEILERALRLLARERVWASYSEETGTVYGEVETSGGRTYEAKVSLADRRSSCSCGSRQPCSHAVAVLLRALLDGLLAAPRQRGGQEDAWWSDFL
- a CDS encoding radical SAM protein, whose protein sequence is MGSREGERPPTYGIPPASVRLARVLAAAALQQAERFFTGLRESRAEPRSHVKEVAAAEGDHALYVHMPFCHQPLCSFCSFVRYPFDPERSRRYLKALAVEAAWLASTAERVRVPLVYIGGGTPTVDVYGLAETIDVLRSYFGRGLAVSVEANPIDINDESVSVLRSAGVRRLSIGVQALTAERLRRLGRLSHRVEDAVRAVEAARGRFETLNIDMIWGATGDTRGTVYEEALRALRLGASQVTFYPLMPPPGRRRLMMIRGEGPWHPEEPGLYEAVLRAALEAGYQPATPWCMNRGSRLIDEYVVEYDRFLALGLSGIGRTRRYVYVNCFTPEGYMRMVERRGHAALLARRLSPVEDMLYYASAMAFGLRWCPAVLLERYGRLAAPLSATVQALLRMIGEERRGDCYRLTRTASLYTAHAMQRSLYMAVNGLREWGMAAGV
- a CDS encoding Rossmann-like domain-containing protein gives rise to the protein MEAGEPWRRLSRALLEALDGPLRRWAGLRLADAFAGLSHVYLELEGGWCGVSLVPRWLPLEPLDAVLEDATPRMLARLAARGGGLAAAFAVAAVNAATGAWIECSPEPGVAVQRTGLASLLRVERGDTVVMLGYMPGLAGELAARGARVAVAELDPSLLSEAERAGYPVLRSMEETLEALRAADIVVASGSAVLDPPRLLKELAAAGAARERVLAGPTSSFHPLVAGRLGATLVAGTYIDRSVCRELRWAVAAGAGPHSLERRRRARLVKWVARPPPPSPTRGAR